The proteins below are encoded in one region of Streptomyces spinoverrucosus:
- a CDS encoding SDR family NAD(P)-dependent oxidoreductase: MGRLEEKVAIVTGAASGIGAATARRLAAEGAHTVVADLDPDGAKAVTEEIRAAGGSATAVGFDLGDVDSVRALVAAAVETYGGLDILHNNAAATHLAARQDLAVVDADPAVWDDTMRINLRGTMVAVQAAVPHMIARGGGSIINTSSGSGLAGDLRNPAYGASKAALLNLTQYVATQYGKQGIRCNAVAPGFIVTPASAGSAHGAIREAMLRHHLTPRLGRPEDVASAVVFLASDESSFITGHTLRVDGGLLAHQPYVADLRDA, from the coding sequence GGGCCGCCTCCGGCATCGGCGCGGCCACCGCACGCCGCCTCGCGGCGGAGGGCGCGCACACGGTCGTCGCCGACCTCGACCCCGACGGAGCCAAGGCGGTCACGGAGGAGATCCGCGCCGCCGGAGGCTCCGCCACGGCGGTCGGGTTCGACCTGGGTGACGTCGACAGCGTACGGGCCCTGGTGGCCGCGGCGGTAGAGACGTACGGCGGACTCGACATCCTGCACAACAACGCGGCCGCCACCCATCTGGCGGCCCGTCAGGACCTCGCCGTCGTGGACGCCGATCCGGCGGTCTGGGACGACACGATGCGGATCAACCTGCGCGGGACCATGGTCGCCGTCCAGGCGGCCGTCCCGCACATGATCGCCCGCGGCGGCGGCTCGATCATCAACACCTCCTCCGGCTCCGGCCTCGCGGGCGACCTGCGCAATCCCGCGTACGGCGCCTCCAAGGCCGCGCTCCTCAACCTCACGCAGTACGTCGCGACCCAGTACGGCAAACAGGGCATCCGCTGCAACGCCGTCGCGCCGGGATTCATCGTCACGCCGGCGAGCGCCGGCTCGGCGCACGGGGCGATCCGGGAGGCGATGCTGCGCCACCACCTCACCCCGCGCCTCGGCCGGCCGGAGGACGTCGCGTCGGCGGTCGTCTTCCTGGCCTCCGACGAGTCCTCCTTCATCACCGGCCACACCCTGCGGGTCGACGGCGGCCTGCTGGCCCACCAGCCGTACGTCGCCGACCTGCGGGACGCGTGA